The nucleotide window TAGAGGTAATAGTAAGCGTCGTTGCCATAAAGGGATTTTCTCTAATTTCGTGGGAGTGTCCATCATTGTGCTTTAGCTCTTTGAAATAGGCACGATAGATAATAGGAAGAAAGTATCCAGCATTGAGCAACGAGCTTAAGAGTAGAACCGCCAGTATTTCAATACTTCCTCTCTCTAAAGCTCCAACAAGTAAATACCATTTTGTTACAAAACCACCTACAAGAGGAACGCCTATCATTCCAAGACTACCTATTGTAAATGCTGCCATAGTCCATGGCATTTTTTTTGCAATTCCATCAAGCTGAGAGACTTCGGTCTTGTGAGCACATACATAGAGAGAGCCTGCACAGAAAAAGAGAGTTATTTTAGCAAACGCATGATTAGAGATGTGAATAATACCTCCGATCATGCCATCATAGGTAAGTAAGAGAGCTCCCAAAATAATGTAGGAAAGCTGGCTTACAGTTGAAAAGGCAAGTCTTGCCTTGATGTTATCTCTTGTTAGAGCAATCATTGAAGCTACTGTTATTGTAAAGGCTGCCATAAAGAGAGCTATGTTTGTTGTGGAGAGTTCTTTGAGAAAGTCTGTTCCATATATGAAGAATATTACTCTCAATACAGTAAATACTCCTGTTTTAACTACAGCAACTGCATGAAGCAAAGCACTTACAGGAGTGGGTGCTACCATTGCTGCAGGAAGCCATCCATGAAGGGGCATAACAGCAGCTTTTGCAAAACCGTAGATATACATAAGAAATACTATTCCGAGCAAACCTGAGTAAGTGTGTCTCACAGTTTCTGTAAATATTCCGCCTTTCTGAAAATCAAGAGTACCTGCAATCATATAGGTTATTACAATTGCTGCTACAAGAAAAACCTTTGCAGCACCTATAAGATATATGGCATATTTTCTTGCCCCGGCCTTTGCTTCATCTGTCTCATGATGTACAACAAGTGGATATGTCACAAAAGTTAATCCTTCATAAAAGAGAAACATTGTAAACAGATTGGCTGAGAAGGCTACACCTATGGTAGTTGAAAGTGCAGCAGCAAAGCAGGCGAAGTATCTTGTCTGCTTTTTCTCGTTGTGTCCACGCATGTATCCAATTGAATAAAAGGTAGTAACTATCCATAAAAAGGAAGCTCCAAGAGCAAAGAGCATTCCCAGAGCATCAACTCTGAATTTTATCTCAATACCTGGCAGGATTTTAAAGAGTTCAAACTCTATGATCTTGCCGTTTAATACCGCAGGGAGCATTGATGCGATAACGGCAAACTTAACAATACCAGCAATTACAGACCAGAACTCACGGAGATTTGGATTTCTCTCCCCTGTAGCGATTATCAGTGGAATGGCTACCAGAGAAGCAAGAATTGGAATTAGTGGTAAAATTGATTGCTCTACATTCATCACTCTTCCCTCAAAATGTTAAAGTCTTCAAGCTTTAGAGTAGGTTTATTTTTATAAGCTAAGATGAGGATTATTAATCCCACTGCAACAGCACCACCCGCAATGGCAATTACAAATAGAGCAAGAATTTGTCCTCTTATGTCCTGCATGTAATGACTGAGAGCTATGAGAGAGATATTAATTGAATTAAGCATAATCTCAATTGAAATAAACATCATTATAAGGTTTCTCCTTATGAGAAAACCTGTAAATCCAACAAAGAATAAAGCTACACTCAAAGCAAGGTAATAGCTAAGCGGCACCATTTGTCTTTCTCCTTATTGCAACTATTCCTACGCCAATTAAAGGAACTATCAGAATAAATCCTAAGATTAAAAATGGAAATAAATAATCATTAAATATTGCAAGCCCAAGCGTTTTTGTATGTCCCTGTCTTTCAATAAGCTCTATTGTATAGTTGCCTGAGTAATTTTTCTTATATGTAAAAGCTCCGGCAAGGGCAAAAAACAGAAGCAACAGAGAACAATAAACTCTTGTCTGCCATGAACTGATGAATACTGATTGTTTTATCTCCTCTTTTAAATTAAGTAAAAATACCACAAAGAGAAACATAACAAGAATGGCACCGGCATAAACAATTATCTGCACCATCGCAAGAAATTCTGCATTCAAAAGAAGATAAACTCCACCGAGATGAACAAACATGAGAAGTATCCATAGAAGACTGTGAACAAGATTTTTTCTTGTAATACCAGCAATACCTGAGAAAAGTATCACAATAGCAAAGTATCCAAATAAAACTTCAGCTAACATTTCTCATCCCTCTAAATAAACTTTTTTAAAAAAGCTATGACTAGCAAATTCACAATTCCTGCAGGAATAAGAACCTTCCAACCAATGTTAAGAAGCTGGTCAAATCTATATCTTGGTAGAGTTGCCCTAACCCATATATAGAGGAAAATAAATGCATAAACTTTTATAGCAAACCAGATTATTCCAGGAACTCTTTCAAGAAAGGGTAAGATATCTGTTATAAACTTTGGAATTGTCCATCCACCAAGAAAACACAGGGCACAGAGGGATGCCATTATGTACATGGCAACATACTCGGCAAGAAAGAAAAGAGCATATCGGAATGCACTGTATTCGGTAAGATATCCTGCAACGAGTTCTGTTTCAGCTTCTGGAAGGTCAAAGGGAGCTCTGTTTGTCTCGGCAAAGGCTGCAATTACGAATACAATAAATCCAATTATCTGGGGGATGGCATATATGCCTAAAGCTGTATTGTGCTGGGCAACTACAATATCTCTCAGATTAAGGGAGCCTGCTGCAAGAACTACTCCTGCAAGACTGAGCCCAAGTGCGATCTCATAACTGAGCACCTGACTTGCTGAACGAAGTCCACCAAGAAAAGAGTATTTACTGTTAGATGCCCAGCCTGCAAGAATAATTCCATAGACAGATATGGACGCAGAGGCTAAAATAAAAAGTAAGCCAATATTAAGGTCTGCAAGGATAAAGTTTCTGTCAAAGGGAATAACAGTAAGATTTATCATTGTGAAGACGAGAACAATAATTGGTGCAATTTGAAATATGAACCTTTCAGCATTTAAAGGGATAACATCTTCCTTGAAAAATATCTTTATAAAATCAGCAATTGGTTGTAGCAGTCCATGAGGTCCAACTTCCATTGGTCCCATTCTTGCCTGAGCTCTTCCTATAATTTTTCTTTCTGCATAGGTTGTGTATGCCACATGGGTGAGAACTACTCCAAAAACAACTGTTGTTTTAATAAGCATTATAAGAAGCTCAGTCACTGTTCCCTCCAGCATTTTCAATGATCTCTTTAAAACCTCTCCAGAGTTCCTTTCCCCTTAAAGGATAGTCTTTTCTCAAAGGAAAGCCTTCCCAATCCTCTGGCATCAATATTCTTCTTAAGTCTGGATGACTCCTGAACCTGATACCGAACATGTCATAACACTCTCTTTCATGCCAGTTTGCACCTTTCCATAGTTCTGTTACGCTGTCAATTTCAGGTTCTTCCTCATAAATCTTTGCCTTAATCCTTATGTGAAGCCTTCTCCAGATGCTGTAAAGATTATAGACAACCTCAAATCTTGGATTTTCAGGATAATTGTCCACCCCGCATAAATCCTGTAAATGATTAAAACCCTGTTCCTCTTTTAAATATTTCAATATATCCTTTATTTTTTCTTTCCTTACAGTAACTGAAATCTGTCCTCTGAATTCATTAATGTCAAGCATCTGCTCAGGAAATCTCTCATTCAGAGCATGGGCAATTTTTAAGGACTCATCTGTTAAATTTACTTCCTGTGCCATGTAAGAGCTCCTGTAAAGATTTCATAAATATAGCCTACCAGGATAAGTGCTATGAAAATAATCATTACCCAGAAACCTTCAAGAGATATCAAATCAAAAGCAACTGCCCAGGGATAGAGAAATATAACTTCCACATCAAACACAACAAATAGTATGGCAAGTAAAAAGAATCCGATAAAAAATCTCTCCCTTGTATCTCCACTTGGTGGATTACCTGATTCATAGGCAATGAATTTAACAGGATTGAACTTTCTTGGAGCTAAAAACCTATTTAAAAACAGTC belongs to Thermodesulfovibrio aggregans and includes:
- the nuoH gene encoding NADH-quinone oxidoreductase subunit NuoH; the protein is MTELLIMLIKTTVVFGVVLTHVAYTTYAERKIIGRAQARMGPMEVGPHGLLQPIADFIKIFFKEDVIPLNAERFIFQIAPIIVLVFTMINLTVIPFDRNFILADLNIGLLFILASASISVYGIILAGWASNSKYSFLGGLRSASQVLSYEIALGLSLAGVVLAAGSLNLRDIVVAQHNTALGIYAIPQIIGFIVFVIAAFAETNRAPFDLPEAETELVAGYLTEYSAFRYALFFLAEYVAMYIMASLCALCFLGGWTIPKFITDILPFLERVPGIIWFAIKVYAFIFLYIWVRATLPRYRFDQLLNIGWKVLIPAGIVNLLVIAFLKKFI
- the nuoK gene encoding NADH-quinone oxidoreductase subunit NuoK: MVPLSYYLALSVALFFVGFTGFLIRRNLIMMFISIEIMLNSINISLIALSHYMQDIRGQILALFVIAIAGGAVAVGLIILILAYKNKPTLKLEDFNILREE
- a CDS encoding monovalent cation/H+ antiporter subunit D family protein, whose amino-acid sequence is MNVEQSILPLIPILASLVAIPLIIATGERNPNLREFWSVIAGIVKFAVIASMLPAVLNGKIIEFELFKILPGIEIKFRVDALGMLFALGASFLWIVTTFYSIGYMRGHNEKKQTRYFACFAAALSTTIGVAFSANLFTMFLFYEGLTFVTYPLVVHHETDEAKAGARKYAIYLIGAAKVFLVAAIVITYMIAGTLDFQKGGIFTETVRHTYSGLLGIVFLMYIYGFAKAAVMPLHGWLPAAMVAPTPVSALLHAVAVVKTGVFTVLRVIFFIYGTDFLKELSTTNIALFMAAFTITVASMIALTRDNIKARLAFSTVSQLSYIILGALLLTYDGMIGGIIHISNHAFAKITLFFCAGSLYVCAHKTEVSQLDGIAKKMPWTMAAFTIGSLGMIGVPLVGGFVTKWYLLVGALERGSIEILAVLLLSSLLNAGYFLPIIYRAYFKELKHNDGHSHEIRENPFMATTLTITSIISIVGGIYPDLIINLAKEVLK
- a CDS encoding NADH-quinone oxidoreductase subunit J family protein; protein product: MLAEVLFGYFAIVILFSGIAGITRKNLVHSLLWILLMFVHLGGVYLLLNAEFLAMVQIIVYAGAILVMFLFVVFLLNLKEEIKQSVFISSWQTRVYCSLLLLFFALAGAFTYKKNYSGNYTIELIERQGHTKTLGLAIFNDYLFPFLILGFILIVPLIGVGIVAIRRKTNGAA
- a CDS encoding NADH-quinone oxidoreductase subunit A, giving the protein MMEPGSYIPYRYLPVLIAMIFATLFGVGGLFLNRFLAPRKFNPVKFIAYESGNPPSGDTRERFFIGFFLLAILFVVFDVEVIFLYPWAVAFDLISLEGFWVMIIFIALILVGYIYEIFTGALTWHRK
- a CDS encoding NADH-quinone oxidoreductase subunit C; this encodes MAQEVNLTDESLKIAHALNERFPEQMLDINEFRGQISVTVRKEKIKDILKYLKEEQGFNHLQDLCGVDNYPENPRFEVVYNLYSIWRRLHIRIKAKIYEEEPEIDSVTELWKGANWHERECYDMFGIRFRSHPDLRRILMPEDWEGFPLRKDYPLRGKELWRGFKEIIENAGGNSD